In a genomic window of Gossypium arboreum isolate Shixiya-1 chromosome 9, ASM2569848v2, whole genome shotgun sequence:
- the LOC108454599 gene encoding alpha-dioxygenase 2 isoform X1: MGITSSYVHPQLQHLVAKMTLFDTFLFYVIHFVDKFGAWHRLPVLIGLCYMGIRRHLHQRYNLMEVGSGSKSGSATGRTYDTKEFCYRTADGKCNHPSNHVIGSRGTFFGRNMPPSSSNYGLMDPHPSVVATKLLARKKFIDTGEQFNMIATSWIQFMIHDWIDHLEDTQQVELRAPHEIASACPLKSFKFFKTKRISTGEPDMKFGFLNTRTPWWDGSVIYGNNEEGMRRVRAFKEGKLRIGGDGLLEHDEKWIPISGDVRNCWAGFSLLQSLFVREHNAVCDMLKEHYPDLDDEKLYRYARLVTSAVIAKIHTIDWTVELLKTDTLLAGMRVNWYGLLGKRFKDLFGHICGPVLSGLVGLRRPNDHGVPYSLTEEFSSVYKMHSLLPDKVILRDITNSTNPNYEFPLVSQEVPMTEMTGKEGERRMSKIGMEQMLVSMGHQASGAVTLWNYPSWMRNLIPHDINGEEVPDPVDMAALEIYRDRERGVARYNEFRRNLLMVPITKWEDLTDDYEVIEALSEVYGEDVEKLDLLVGLQAEKKIKGFAISESAFFIFLLIASRRLEADRFFTTNFNPKTYTEKGLEWVNKTETLKDVIDRQFPDMTEKWMRCSSAFSVWSAPPDKTNYIPLYLRPAT, encoded by the exons ATGGGGATCACTTCATCCTATGTTCATCCTCAGCTTCAACATCTTGTTGCCAAGATGACTCTCTTTGATACTTTTTTGTTCTAT GTGATACACTTTGTGGACAAGTTTGGTGCGTGGCATAGGCTACCAGTGTTAATAGGGCTGTGTTACATGGGAATTAGAAGGCACTTGCACCAACGTTACAACCTAATGGAGGTGGGATCAGGAAGCAAGAGCGGCAGTGCCACTGGTCGGACATATGATACGAAAGAATTCTGTTATAGGACAGCCGATGGAAAGTGCAACCATCCTAGTAACCATGTAATTGGCAGCCGGGGAACCTTTTTCGGCCGCAACATGCCTCCCTCTTCTTCAAACTATGGG TTGATGGATCCTCACCCATCAGTTGTAGCCACAAAGCTATTGGCAAGGAAAAAATTCATAGATACAGGGGAACAATTCAACATGATAGCCACCTCTTGGATTCAATTCATGATCCATGATTGGATCGATCATTTGGAGGACACTCAACAG GTAGAACTCAGGGCTCCACACGAAATTGCAAGCGCTTGTCCTTTGAAGTCATTCAAGTTCTTTAAGACCAAGAGGATCTCCACAGGGGAACCTGATATGAAGTTTGGCTTTCTCAATACAAGGACTCCTTGGTG GGATGGAAGTGTAATATATGGGAACAATGAGGAAGGGATGAGAAGAGTAAGAGCATTCAAAGAAGGAAAGCTAAGAATAGGAGGAGATGGGCTGCTTGAGCATGATGAGAAATGGATTCCTATTTCAGGTGATGTAAGGAACTGCTGGGCTGGCTTTTCCCTCCTACAATCCTTATTCGTCCGAGAGCACAATGCTGTCTGTGATATGCTCAAA GAACATTACCCTGATCTTGATGATGAGAAGCTCTATCGATATGCCAGGCTGGTGACCTCAGCTGTTATTGCTAAAATCCACACAATCGATTGGACGGTAGAGCTCCTCAAGACCGACACTCTTCTTGCTGGGATGAGGGTCAACTG GTATGGTTTACTTGGgaagagatttaaggatttgtttGGGCATATTTGTGGACCGGTACTAAGTGGATTGGTTGGTCTTAGGAGGCCTAATGATCATGGAGTTCCATACTCACTCACAGAAGAGTTTTCTAGTGTTTACAAAATGCATTCACTTCTACCTGACAAAGTAATCCTTAGGGACATCACCAACTCTACTAATCCAAACTATGAATTCCCTCTTGTATCACAAGA GGTGCCTATGACAGAAATGACTGGAAAAGAAGGCGAAAGAAGAATGTCAAAAATTGGCATGGAACAGATGTTGGTATCAATGGGTCACCAGGCAAGTGGAGCAGTCACTTTATGGAACTATCCATCATGGATGAGGAACCTTATTCCCCATGACATCAATGGGGAGGAAGTTCCAGATCCAGTTGATATGGCTGCTCTTGAAA TTTACAGAGACAGGGAAAGGGGAGTTGCTCGATACAATGAGTTCCGAAGGAACTTGCTGATGGTTCCGATTACCAAATGGGAAGATTTAACAGATGATTATGAAGTCATCGAAGCTCTCAGTGAGGTTTACGGCGAAGATGTGGAGAAGCTGGACCTGCTTGTTGGACTGCAAGCGGAGAAAAAGATCAAGGGGTTCGCCATCAGTGAGTCTGCCTTCTTCATCTTCCTACTCATTGCATCAAG GAGGCTGGAAGCTGATCGATTTTTCACTACGAATTTCAACCCCAAAACCTACACAGAGAAAGGGCTTGAATGGGTTAACAAGACAGAGACCTTGAAGGATGTGATAGATCGACAATTCCCTGATATGACAGAAAAATGGATGAGGTGTTCAAGTGCATTCTCGGTCTGGAGTGCCCCACCTGACAAAACAAACTACATCCCTCTATATCTCAGACCAGCCACTTGA
- the LOC108454599 gene encoding alpha-dioxygenase 2 isoform X2 encodes MDPHPSVVATKLLARKKFIDTGEQFNMIATSWIQFMIHDWIDHLEDTQQVELRAPHEIASACPLKSFKFFKTKRISTGEPDMKFGFLNTRTPWWDGSVIYGNNEEGMRRVRAFKEGKLRIGGDGLLEHDEKWIPISGDVRNCWAGFSLLQSLFVREHNAVCDMLKEHYPDLDDEKLYRYARLVTSAVIAKIHTIDWTVELLKTDTLLAGMRVNWYGLLGKRFKDLFGHICGPVLSGLVGLRRPNDHGVPYSLTEEFSSVYKMHSLLPDKVILRDITNSTNPNYEFPLVSQEVPMTEMTGKEGERRMSKIGMEQMLVSMGHQASGAVTLWNYPSWMRNLIPHDINGEEVPDPVDMAALEIYRDRERGVARYNEFRRNLLMVPITKWEDLTDDYEVIEALSEVYGEDVEKLDLLVGLQAEKKIKGFAISESAFFIFLLIASRRLEADRFFTTNFNPKTYTEKGLEWVNKTETLKDVIDRQFPDMTEKWMRCSSAFSVWSAPPDKTNYIPLYLRPAT; translated from the exons ATGGATCCTCACCCATCAGTTGTAGCCACAAAGCTATTGGCAAGGAAAAAATTCATAGATACAGGGGAACAATTCAACATGATAGCCACCTCTTGGATTCAATTCATGATCCATGATTGGATCGATCATTTGGAGGACACTCAACAG GTAGAACTCAGGGCTCCACACGAAATTGCAAGCGCTTGTCCTTTGAAGTCATTCAAGTTCTTTAAGACCAAGAGGATCTCCACAGGGGAACCTGATATGAAGTTTGGCTTTCTCAATACAAGGACTCCTTGGTG GGATGGAAGTGTAATATATGGGAACAATGAGGAAGGGATGAGAAGAGTAAGAGCATTCAAAGAAGGAAAGCTAAGAATAGGAGGAGATGGGCTGCTTGAGCATGATGAGAAATGGATTCCTATTTCAGGTGATGTAAGGAACTGCTGGGCTGGCTTTTCCCTCCTACAATCCTTATTCGTCCGAGAGCACAATGCTGTCTGTGATATGCTCAAA GAACATTACCCTGATCTTGATGATGAGAAGCTCTATCGATATGCCAGGCTGGTGACCTCAGCTGTTATTGCTAAAATCCACACAATCGATTGGACGGTAGAGCTCCTCAAGACCGACACTCTTCTTGCTGGGATGAGGGTCAACTG GTATGGTTTACTTGGgaagagatttaaggatttgtttGGGCATATTTGTGGACCGGTACTAAGTGGATTGGTTGGTCTTAGGAGGCCTAATGATCATGGAGTTCCATACTCACTCACAGAAGAGTTTTCTAGTGTTTACAAAATGCATTCACTTCTACCTGACAAAGTAATCCTTAGGGACATCACCAACTCTACTAATCCAAACTATGAATTCCCTCTTGTATCACAAGA GGTGCCTATGACAGAAATGACTGGAAAAGAAGGCGAAAGAAGAATGTCAAAAATTGGCATGGAACAGATGTTGGTATCAATGGGTCACCAGGCAAGTGGAGCAGTCACTTTATGGAACTATCCATCATGGATGAGGAACCTTATTCCCCATGACATCAATGGGGAGGAAGTTCCAGATCCAGTTGATATGGCTGCTCTTGAAA TTTACAGAGACAGGGAAAGGGGAGTTGCTCGATACAATGAGTTCCGAAGGAACTTGCTGATGGTTCCGATTACCAAATGGGAAGATTTAACAGATGATTATGAAGTCATCGAAGCTCTCAGTGAGGTTTACGGCGAAGATGTGGAGAAGCTGGACCTGCTTGTTGGACTGCAAGCGGAGAAAAAGATCAAGGGGTTCGCCATCAGTGAGTCTGCCTTCTTCATCTTCCTACTCATTGCATCAAG GAGGCTGGAAGCTGATCGATTTTTCACTACGAATTTCAACCCCAAAACCTACACAGAGAAAGGGCTTGAATGGGTTAACAAGACAGAGACCTTGAAGGATGTGATAGATCGACAATTCCCTGATATGACAGAAAAATGGATGAGGTGTTCAAGTGCATTCTCGGTCTGGAGTGCCCCACCTGACAAAACAAACTACATCCCTCTATATCTCAGACCAGCCACTTGA
- the LOC108457128 gene encoding guanine nucleotide-binding protein subunit beta-like protein encodes MAVSEGLVLRGTMRAHTDMVTAIATPIDNSDMIVTSSRDKSIILWHLTKDEKTYGVARRRLTGHSHFVQDVVLSSDSQFALSGSWDGELRLWDLSAGTSARRFVGHTKDVLSVAFSIDNRQIVSASRDRTIKLWNTLGECKYTIQEGDAHTDWVSCVRFSPNTLQPTIVSASWDKTVKVWNLTNCKIRNTLAGHTGYVNTVAVSPDGSLCASGGKDGVILLWDLAEGKKLYSLEAGAVIHSLCFSPNRYWLCAATEQSIKIWDLESKSVVEDLKVDLKAEAETSAATDNANKKKVIYCTSLNWSADGSTLFSGYTDGVIRVWGIGRY; translated from the exons ATGGCAGTCTCCGAGGGATTGGTTCTCCGCGGCACCATGCGAGCCCACACCGATATGGTCACTGCCATCGCCACTCCCATTGATAACTCCGACATGATCGTCACTTCCTCACGTGACAAATCCATCATCCTTTGGCACTTAACCAAAGACGAAAAAACCTACGGCGTCGCGCGTCGTCGTCTCACCGGCCACTCTCATTTCGTCCAAGATGTTGTCCTCTCCTCAGATTCCCAGTTTGCTCTCTCCGGTTCCTGGGATGGTGAGCTTCGTCTATGGGACTTAAGCGCAGGAACTTCCGCTCGTCGTTTCGTTGGCCACACCAAAGATGTGCTTTCCGTTGCCTTTTCAATTGACAACCGTCAGATCGTCTCAGCTTCTCGTGATCGAACTATCAAGCTTTGGAATACCCTTGGAGAATGCAAATACACTATCCAAGAGGGCGATGCTCATACAGATTGGGTAAGCTGTGTTCGTTTCAGCCCAAATACTCTTCAACCCACCATCGTTTCGGCTTCCTGGGATAAGACCGTGAAAGTTTGGAACTTGACTAACTGCAAGATTCGTAACACATTGGCCGGACACACTGGTTATGTGAACACGGTGGCGGTTTCGCCTGATGGTTCTTTATGTGCTAGTGGAGGCAAAGATGGGGTGATTCTGTTGTGGGATTTAGCTGAAGGAAAGAAGCTTTACAGCCTCGAAGCTGGTGCCGTAATTCACTCGCTTTGCTTTAGTCCTAATAGGTACTGGCTTTGTGCTGCAACGGAGCAGAGTATCAAGATCTGGGATTTGGAAAGCAAGAGCGTAGTCGAAGACTTGAAGGTTGACCTCAAGGCCGAGGCTGAGACATCTGCAGCCACCGACAACGCAAACAAAAAGAAG GTGATATATTGCACAAGCTTGAACTGGAGTGCAGATGGAAGCACCTTGTTTAGTGGGTATACAGATGGTGTTATCAGAGTTTGGGGAATTGGTCGTTATTAA